The following coding sequences are from one Lysinibacillus sp. FSL W8-0992 window:
- a CDS encoding MBL fold metallo-hydrolase produces MSLLKWNASDVAKKVIENDDLFILDVRNADAFADWKIDGHKFEYLNVPYFALLDGVEEILPKIPADKDVLVVCAKEGSSMMIAEMLSEAGRSVAYLEGGMKTWSEYLEPIKVGNLTGGGELYQFVRLGKGCLSYMVISEGEAAIIDAVRFTDVFTNFAKEKNVNIKHVFDTHLHADHISGGRHIAAATGAAYYLPPKDAEEVVFDYTPLIDGTTVQIGASKIDVGALYSPGHTIGSTSFVVDSKYLLTGDILFIDSIGRPDLAGLAEDWVGDLRETLYKRYRELSDDLVVLPAHFMIIDELNEDGTVAKRLGELFAENHGLNIDDDETFRNIVTNNLPPQPNAYQEIRQVNMGKVTPALEEQTEMEIGPNRCAVR; encoded by the coding sequence ATGTCACTATTAAAATGGAACGCTTCTGATGTAGCGAAAAAAGTAATCGAAAATGATGATTTATTTATTTTAGATGTACGTAATGCAGATGCATTTGCAGATTGGAAAATTGATGGGCATAAATTTGAGTACCTAAATGTTCCGTATTTTGCGCTATTGGATGGTGTTGAAGAAATTTTACCTAAAATCCCAGCGGATAAAGATGTATTAGTCGTTTGCGCAAAGGAAGGTTCATCGATGATGATAGCTGAGATGCTATCAGAAGCTGGACGTTCAGTTGCTTATTTAGAGGGTGGTATGAAAACGTGGAGTGAATATTTAGAGCCAATTAAAGTAGGCAATTTAACTGGTGGGGGCGAGTTATACCAGTTCGTCCGTTTAGGTAAAGGATGCCTATCATATATGGTTATTTCGGAAGGTGAAGCAGCAATTATTGATGCTGTTCGTTTCACAGATGTATTTACAAACTTTGCAAAAGAAAAAAACGTAAACATTAAACATGTCTTTGATACGCACTTACACGCTGATCATATTTCAGGTGGTCGTCATATAGCAGCTGCAACAGGCGCTGCCTATTACTTACCTCCGAAGGATGCAGAAGAGGTCGTATTTGATTATACGCCATTAATAGATGGCACTACTGTGCAAATTGGTGCATCGAAAATTGATGTAGGTGCACTTTATTCACCAGGTCATACGATTGGCTCGACATCGTTTGTTGTAGATAGCAAATATTTATTAACGGGTGACATTTTATTTATCGATTCGATTGGTCGCCCTGATTTAGCAGGACTTGCAGAAGACTGGGTTGGTGATTTACGAGAAACGCTTTATAAGCGCTACCGTGAATTATCGGATGATTTAGTTGTGTTACCTGCCCATTTTATGATTATTGATGAATTAAATGAGGATGGTACTGTTGCGAAGCGTCTAGGGGAGTTATTTGCAGAAAATCACGGTTTAAATATTGACGATGATGAGACATTCCGCAACATTGTAACAAATAATTTACCGCCACAACCAAATGCATATCAGGAAATTCGCCAAGTGAATATGGGGAAAGTAACACCGGCATTAGAGGAACAAACAGAAATGGAAATCGGGCCGAACCGCTGCGCAGTTAGATAG
- a CDS encoding sulfurtransferase TusA family protein, translated as MNANLQLDAKGLSCPMPIVKTKKAIDTLKSGEVLEVQVTDKGALADIPAWANAGGHTILDKSEEAGVITFFIQKA; from the coding sequence ATGAACGCGAACTTACAATTAGATGCAAAGGGCTTATCTTGCCCAATGCCTATCGTGAAAACGAAAAAGGCTATTGATACACTGAAATCAGGTGAGGTTTTAGAAGTACAAGTTACGGATAAAGGAGCTTTAGCGGATATTCCTGCATGGGCTAATGCGGGAGGTCACACGATTTTAGATAAATCGGAAGAAGCTGGCGTCATTACATTCTTTATTCAAAAAGCGTAA
- a CDS encoding DsrE/DsrF/DrsH-like family protein, producing MSNKVAIIASNGGLFDAYKVFNIATAAAASDKEVAIFFTFEGLNLIHKQGMYALPMPAGAEHFAEGFAKANVPAIPQLVEMAQELGVKFIACQMTMDVMGLTIEDFVDGIEVGGAVTFLEFAKDAAPSLTF from the coding sequence ATGTCAAACAAAGTAGCAATTATTGCAAGTAACGGTGGTCTTTTCGATGCGTATAAGGTGTTCAATATCGCGACAGCAGCGGCGGCTTCTGACAAGGAAGTAGCAATCTTTTTCACATTTGAAGGGTTAAATTTAATTCATAAGCAAGGGATGTATGCTTTACCGATGCCTGCTGGAGCAGAGCATTTTGCTGAAGGATTTGCAAAAGCGAATGTCCCTGCAATTCCGCAATTAGTGGAAATGGCACAGGAATTAGGCGTTAAATTTATTGCGTGTCAGATGACGATGGACGTCATGGGCTTAACGATTGAAGATTTCGTAGATGGTATTGAGGTTGGAGGGGCTGTTACATTTTTAGAATTTGCTAAAGATGCAGCACCATCATTAACGTTTTAA
- a CDS encoding metal-sensitive transcriptional regulator, with the protein MAYDAKTANRIKRMEGQLRGILRMMEEGQNCKDVITQLSAVRSAVDRTIGVIVSENLLDCVTTADGDSEKMNTAIQEAMDLVVKSR; encoded by the coding sequence ATGGCGTACGATGCTAAAACAGCCAATCGTATAAAGCGAATGGAAGGCCAATTGCGGGGAATTTTACGCATGATGGAAGAAGGTCAAAACTGTAAAGATGTGATTACACAGCTATCCGCCGTACGTTCTGCAGTTGATCGGACGATAGGGGTTATCGTCAGTGAAAACTTGTTAGATTGTGTAACGACTGCCGATGGAGATTCAGAGAAAATGAATACTGCCATCCAAGAAGCGATGGATTTAGTTGTGAAAAGTAGATAA
- a CDS encoding sulfurtransferase TusA family protein, producing the protein MTIKADFQLDAKGLSCPMPIVKTKKAMAELADGQILEVSATDKGSKADIAAWADSVGHQYIGTIDEDAVLKHYIRKCAQDTVGEKTFESTIELQQIQGRDGLILDVREEAEFAFGHIEGAKSIPMGELEARLSELDKEQEIYVICRTGARSDLAAQKLVANGFTKVFNVLPGMTSWTGELFKTI; encoded by the coding sequence ATGACAATTAAAGCAGATTTTCAGCTAGATGCTAAAGGGCTATCTTGTCCAATGCCAATCGTAAAAACGAAAAAGGCAATGGCGGAATTAGCAGATGGCCAAATTTTAGAAGTATCAGCAACGGATAAAGGTTCGAAAGCGGATATTGCTGCTTGGGCTGACTCTGTTGGGCATCAGTATATTGGAACGATAGATGAAGATGCTGTGCTGAAACATTATATTCGTAAATGTGCACAAGATACAGTCGGTGAAAAAACGTTTGAATCCACAATTGAGTTGCAGCAAATACAAGGAAGAGATGGGCTTATTCTTGATGTGCGTGAGGAAGCGGAGTTTGCTTTCGGTCATATTGAAGGTGCTAAGTCGATTCCGATGGGTGAGCTTGAAGCGCGACTTTCTGAACTAGATAAAGAACAAGAAATTTATGTAATTTGCCGTACAGGAGCGCGTAGTGACTTAGCGGCGCAAAAACTTGTGGCAAATGGTTTTACAAAAGTATTTAACGTCCTACCAGGTATGACATCTTGGACGGGCGAATTATTCAAAACTATTTAA
- a CDS encoding DsbA family oxidoreductase has product MKIEVFSDFSCPFCYIGKKELEHAIKKAGYTNQVDIEYKSYQIDPGASKEVGQNYYEYFMAHQKVTFEEAQQMTEGIIDRAKEVNLAYNFAEMKKVHTENAHRLAKWTKQFGKEAAYTEALMAAYLIEGKDLNDEAVLLAVIKELNLNVATAKEVLTNPNDFMEELDKDRYDAQQIGVQSVPFFVFENRYGIKGAEPNEVFVRTLHQAAEIAGIKPTFNLVGHGDATCADGECKY; this is encoded by the coding sequence ATGAAAATTGAAGTGTTTTCAGATTTCTCATGTCCATTTTGTTATATCGGGAAAAAAGAATTAGAGCACGCAATAAAAAAGGCAGGCTATACAAATCAAGTAGACATAGAATATAAATCTTACCAAATTGATCCGGGCGCATCCAAAGAGGTTGGTCAAAATTATTATGAATATTTCATGGCACACCAAAAAGTAACGTTTGAAGAAGCCCAGCAAATGACTGAGGGTATAATAGACCGAGCGAAAGAAGTTAATCTAGCATATAATTTTGCTGAGATGAAAAAAGTGCATACTGAAAACGCCCATCGACTAGCAAAATGGACGAAACAATTTGGTAAAGAAGCGGCTTATACGGAGGCTTTAATGGCTGCTTATTTAATAGAAGGTAAAGATTTAAATGATGAGGCTGTTTTACTAGCAGTTATTAAAGAATTAAACTTGAATGTTGCTACAGCAAAAGAAGTGCTGACTAATCCAAACGATTTTATGGAAGAGTTGGATAAAGATCGCTATGATGCACAACAGATTGGCGTACAAAGCGTACCGTTCTTCGTCTTTGAAAATCGTTACGGCATTAAAGGTGCTGAGCCAAATGAAGTGTTCGTGCGTACATTGCATCAAGCAGCAGAAATTGCAGGCATTAAACCAACTTTCAATCTAGTTGGTCATGGAGACGCTACCTGTGCTGATGGCGAATGTAAATACTAA
- a CDS encoding sulfite exporter TauE/SafE family protein, with protein sequence MAISWVITIFIIGFVGSFVSGMLGIGGAIIKYPMLLYIPSLLGFTAFTAHEVSGISAVEVLFASIAGVWAYRKGGYLNKSLIIYMGGAILVGSFIGSFGSRYLSEAGVNIVYGILALIAAIMMFIPKKQIDEKPMNEVTFNKSVAAILAFIVGIGSGIVGAAGGFLLVPIMLVVLRIPTRMTIATSLAITLISSVGGTTGKLITGQVDYYPAAIMIVASLIAAPLGAKAGKSLDTKVLQGVLAVLILATAVKIWMDIL encoded by the coding sequence ATGGCTATATCGTGGGTAATTACAATATTTATAATTGGCTTTGTAGGTTCTTTTGTATCAGGTATGCTAGGAATTGGAGGAGCAATTATTAAATATCCTATGCTTCTGTATATTCCCTCCTTACTCGGATTTACGGCATTTACAGCGCATGAGGTATCGGGTATTAGTGCTGTAGAAGTTTTGTTTGCTTCGATTGCGGGTGTATGGGCATATCGTAAAGGTGGCTACTTAAATAAATCGCTTATTATTTATATGGGAGGAGCCATTTTAGTTGGTAGCTTTATAGGTAGCTTTGGTTCGCGATATTTATCGGAGGCGGGAGTCAACATTGTATATGGAATATTGGCACTCATTGCTGCAATTATGATGTTTATTCCTAAAAAACAAATTGATGAGAAGCCGATGAATGAGGTTACATTTAATAAGTCAGTAGCAGCTATTTTAGCATTTATCGTCGGTATTGGTTCTGGCATTGTGGGGGCAGCTGGTGGATTCCTTCTTGTACCGATAATGCTTGTTGTACTAAGAATTCCAACACGTATGACGATTGCTACAAGTTTAGCCATTACGTTGATCTCCTCCGTTGGGGGGACAACAGGAAAACTGATAACGGGTCAAGTCGATTATTACCCTGCGGCTATAATGATTGTAGCTAGTTTAATAGCAGCACCATTGGGGGCAAAGGCAGGTAAGAGTTTGGATACGAAAGTATTACAAGGAGTATTGGCTGTCCTGATTTTAGCTACTGCAGTGAAAATTTGGATGGATATTTTATAG
- a CDS encoding rhodanese-like domain-containing protein: MKEIAAKEVQEALAQGETLKLIDVREVDEVQEGHIPGVIHIPLGLLEFRMHELNKNETYIMVCRSGARSGRATQFLESQGFDVTNMVGGMLAWEGEVR; this comes from the coding sequence GTGAAAGAAATAGCAGCAAAAGAAGTTCAAGAGGCTTTGGCACAAGGCGAAACTTTAAAATTAATTGACGTACGTGAAGTAGATGAAGTGCAGGAAGGTCATATACCTGGTGTTATTCATATTCCGCTAGGCTTGCTGGAGTTTCGTATGCATGAGTTAAATAAAAATGAAACATATATTATGGTTTGCCGATCAGGTGCTCGGAGTGGTCGAGCTACTCAATTTTTAGAAAGCCAAGGCTTTGATGTGACAAATATGGTTGGTGGTATGCTTGCGTGGGAAGGTGAAGTTCGGTAA
- a CDS encoding rhodanese-like domain-containing protein, producing the protein METWIIIAIVIGFLIWRMKPAKGVQSISTAQLKNMLNDKDKVFIDVRTPAEYKGRNIPQFKNIPLGSGFDKLPKDKEVVVICQSGMRSSQACKQLKKLGYERVTNVRGGMSAY; encoded by the coding sequence TTGGAAACATGGATTATTATTGCGATTGTTATTGGTTTTTTAATTTGGCGTATGAAGCCAGCGAAAGGGGTGCAGTCAATTTCAACAGCACAATTAAAAAATATGCTGAATGATAAGGATAAAGTATTTATTGATGTGCGAACACCTGCTGAGTACAAAGGTCGAAACATTCCTCAATTTAAAAATATTCCCCTTGGCTCTGGATTCGATAAATTACCGAAGGACAAAGAAGTTGTTGTTATTTGTCAAAGTGGTATGCGTAGTAGTCAGGCGTGCAAGCAATTGAAAAAACTAGGATATGAGCGTGTAACTAATGTCCGTGGTGGCATGAGCGCTTATTAG